The Streptomyces sp. Mut1 genome window below encodes:
- a CDS encoding response regulator transcription factor: MRIVVAEDLYLLRDGMVRLIEAYGHEVVGTATTGPETLAALREFRPDVAVVDVRMPPTQTDEGLRAALAARAGVPGLPVLILSQYVEQLYARELLADGSGGVGYFLKESVFDADQFIDALERVAAGGTAMDPAVIAKLLSSGSSHRRLGGLTEREHSVLALMAQGLSNQAIAGRLFLSDSAISKYTTSLFGKLGITDDGTNNRRVLAVLAYLNNP; encoded by the coding sequence ATGCGAATCGTTGTAGCCGAGGACCTGTATCTCCTGCGCGACGGCATGGTCCGCCTCATCGAGGCGTACGGCCACGAGGTGGTGGGTACGGCCACGACCGGGCCCGAAACACTGGCCGCGCTGCGTGAGTTCCGCCCCGACGTGGCGGTGGTGGACGTCCGCATGCCGCCGACGCAGACCGACGAGGGCCTGCGCGCGGCACTGGCCGCCCGCGCCGGCGTCCCCGGGCTGCCCGTGCTGATCCTGTCCCAGTACGTGGAGCAGTTGTACGCCCGCGAGTTGCTGGCCGACGGCTCGGGCGGGGTGGGCTACTTCCTGAAGGAGAGCGTGTTCGACGCGGACCAGTTCATCGACGCGCTGGAGCGGGTCGCGGCCGGGGGTACGGCCATGGACCCGGCGGTCATCGCGAAGCTGCTGTCCAGCGGCTCGTCCCACCGCCGGCTGGGCGGACTCACGGAGCGCGAGCACTCGGTGCTGGCGCTGATGGCGCAGGGCCTGTCCAACCAGGCCATCGCGGGGCGCCTGTTCCTCAGCGACAGTGCGATCAGCAAGTACACGACCTCCCTGTTCGGCAAGCTGGGCATCACGGACGACGGCACGAACAACCGCCGGGTGCTGGCGGTGCTGGCGTATCTGAACAACCCGTGA
- a CDS encoding exodeoxyribonuclease III, with product MLTVTSVNVNGLRAAAKKGFVEWLAQTDADVICLQEVRAEAQQLPEEVREPEGWHTVHAPAAAKGRAGVSVYSRRAPERVQIGFGGYGHAGCEEFDTSGRYVEIDLPGVTVASLYLPSGEVGTERQDEKERFMAAFLLYLVGLKARAAADGREVVVCGDWNIAHQEADLKNWRANRKSSGFLPEEREWLTRVFTEAAYVDVVRTLHPDVEGPYSWWSYRGRAFDNDTGWRIDLIVSSPRLAERAVKAYVERAASHAERWSDHAPVTAVFDL from the coding sequence ATGCTCACCGTGACCTCTGTGAATGTAAACGGTCTCCGCGCCGCGGCGAAGAAGGGCTTCGTCGAGTGGCTGGCGCAGACCGACGCCGACGTGATCTGCCTCCAGGAGGTGCGCGCCGAGGCGCAGCAGCTGCCCGAAGAGGTCCGTGAGCCCGAGGGCTGGCACACCGTGCACGCCCCGGCCGCCGCCAAGGGCCGGGCCGGTGTCTCCGTCTACTCCCGGCGGGCCCCGGAGCGCGTACAGATCGGCTTCGGCGGGTACGGCCACGCCGGCTGCGAGGAGTTCGACACGAGCGGCCGGTACGTCGAGATCGACCTGCCCGGCGTCACGGTCGCCAGCCTCTACCTGCCCTCCGGCGAGGTCGGCACCGAGCGCCAGGACGAGAAGGAGCGCTTCATGGCGGCCTTCCTGCTCTACCTCGTCGGCCTGAAGGCCCGCGCCGCCGCCGACGGCCGCGAGGTCGTCGTCTGCGGCGACTGGAACATCGCCCACCAGGAGGCGGACCTCAAGAACTGGCGGGCCAACCGCAAGAGCTCCGGCTTCCTCCCCGAGGAACGGGAGTGGCTGACCCGCGTCTTCACCGAGGCCGCGTACGTCGACGTCGTACGCACCCTGCACCCGGACGTCGAGGGCCCGTACTCCTGGTGGTCCTACCGCGGCCGCGCCTTCGACAACGACACCGGCTGGCGGATCGACCTCATCGTCAGTTCGCCACGCCTGGCGGAGCGTGCGGTGAAGGCGTACGTGGAGAGGGCTGCGAGCCATGCGGAACGGTGGAGTGATCACGCGCCCGTGACTGCCGTCTTCGACTTGTAG
- a CDS encoding recombinase family protein, with protein MDTSAGHLIGYARVSTDDQEAQLQHDALTDAECARIFTDKASGKNTDRPELAAVLDYVRPGDTLCVWKLDRFARSLIDLVNTVDALAARGVGFRVLTGALASIHPYAPVHGRLMLQVVGAMAEFERSLIKDQTRAGLDAARAQGRTGGRPVVMDADKLAAAKARRAKGESATAVAKALEVSRATLYRALQKSK; from the coding sequence ATGGACACATCCGCGGGACACCTCATCGGCTACGCCCGAGTCTCCACCGACGACCAGGAAGCGCAGTTGCAGCATGACGCGCTGACTGACGCGGAGTGCGCCCGGATCTTCACGGACAAGGCGAGCGGGAAGAACACGGACCGCCCCGAACTCGCCGCCGTGCTCGACTACGTCCGCCCCGGAGACACCCTCTGCGTGTGGAAGCTGGACCGGTTCGCCCGCTCGCTGATCGACTTGGTGAACACGGTGGATGCGCTTGCCGCGCGGGGAGTCGGCTTCCGGGTGCTGACGGGAGCGCTGGCAAGCATCCACCCGTACGCCCCTGTGCACGGGCGGCTCATGCTGCAAGTGGTCGGCGCAATGGCGGAGTTCGAGCGCAGCCTGATCAAGGACCAGACCCGCGCCGGCCTGGACGCCGCCCGTGCACAGGGGCGTACGGGTGGACGACCGGTCGTCATGGACGCCGACAAACTCGCTGCGGCCAAGGCGCGCCGCGCCAAGGGGGAGAGCGCTACAGCCGTCGCCAAGGCTCTCGAAGTGTCCCGCGCCACGCTCTACCGAGCATTGCAGAAGAGCAAGTAG
- a CDS encoding MerR family transcriptional regulator → MEELAKEAGIPVRTLRFYRERGLISPPRREGRIAWYDDHHLARLRTITGLLERGHTLTGIADLARTFESGRDVAEVLGLGEPTEEVPVRLTPEQLADYFQDESTPENLATALELGYLGTDGEEIVHISRRLLEVSAELVREGVPLASVLATGRHVREHAEALADLFVTVLRAYSTEPEPPQLRPLARAVMDAELSMALDRRLRREQQPEA, encoded by the coding sequence ATGGAGGAGCTGGCCAAGGAAGCCGGCATCCCCGTACGGACCCTGCGTTTCTACCGGGAGCGCGGCCTGATCTCCCCGCCCCGCCGCGAGGGCCGCATCGCCTGGTACGACGACCACCACCTGGCCCGCCTGCGCACGATCACCGGACTCCTGGAGCGCGGCCACACCCTGACCGGCATCGCCGACCTGGCCCGCACCTTCGAGAGCGGGCGCGATGTGGCGGAGGTCCTGGGCCTGGGCGAGCCGACCGAGGAGGTCCCGGTCCGGCTCACGCCCGAGCAGCTGGCGGACTACTTCCAGGACGAGTCGACCCCGGAGAACCTGGCGACCGCCCTGGAGCTGGGCTACCTCGGCACGGACGGCGAGGAGATCGTCCACATCAGCCGCCGCCTGCTGGAGGTATCGGCCGAGCTGGTACGGGAAGGCGTCCCGCTCGCCTCGGTCCTGGCCACCGGACGCCACGTCCGCGAGCACGCGGAGGCACTGGCCGACCTCTTCGTCACGGTGCTCCGCGCCTACAGCACGGAGCCCGAACCACCCCAACTCCGCCCGCTGGCCCGCGCGGTGATGGACGCGGAACTGTCGATGGCCCTGGACCGGCGACTGCGGCGGGAGCAGCAGCCGGAGGCGTAG
- a CDS encoding GNAT family N-acetyltransferase codes for MNIHVRAFDHPDAVKLNDRVQLEYAERYGDEGDITPLDATMFDPPHGLYLIAYDASDLPVATGGWRARERNEEGYSDGDAELKRMYVIPEGRGRGLARRILAALEADARAAGRTRMVLETGDQQPEAIALYLSSGYAPCEKFGHYRTYDSSRCYAKPLQEGGTMA; via the coding sequence ATGAATATCCACGTCCGGGCTTTCGACCACCCCGATGCCGTCAAACTCAACGATCGCGTGCAGCTCGAATACGCCGAGCGCTACGGCGACGAGGGCGACATCACACCACTGGACGCGACGATGTTCGACCCGCCTCACGGCCTGTACCTGATCGCGTACGACGCGTCGGACCTGCCGGTCGCCACGGGCGGCTGGCGCGCGCGGGAGCGCAACGAGGAAGGCTACTCGGACGGCGACGCCGAGCTGAAGCGGATGTACGTGATACCCGAGGGGCGCGGCCGGGGCCTGGCCCGCCGCATCCTGGCCGCGCTGGAGGCCGACGCGCGGGCGGCGGGGCGCACGCGCATGGTGCTGGAGACCGGCGACCAGCAGCCGGAGGCCATCGCCCTCTACCTCTCCAGCGGGTACGCGCCGTGCGAGAAGTTCGGCCACTACCGCACGTACGACAGCAGCCGTTGCTACGCCAAGCCGCTCCAGGAGGGCGGGACGATGGCCTGA
- the ureG gene encoding urease accessory protein UreG codes for MRLGVAGPVGTGKSSLIATLCRALSGELSLGVITNDIYTDEDARFLRSAGVLDPERIRPVETGACPHTAIRDDVTANLLAAEDLEADFGPLDLVIIESGGDNLTATFSPALVDAQLFVLDVAGGGDVVRKGGPGIARADLLVINKTDLGEHVGVDVERMTREGRDARQGSPVVALSRHDEASVRLLTGWVRDTLAHYRTGEHTPVDPGPMAPHFHAGQDGGETHAHTRTDGTTHTHDHAPAHAGQRA; via the coding sequence ATGCGCCTGGGCGTCGCCGGGCCCGTCGGCACGGGCAAGAGCTCGCTCATCGCGACGCTGTGCCGGGCCCTCTCCGGGGAACTGAGCCTGGGCGTCATCACGAACGACATCTACACCGACGAGGACGCGCGCTTCCTCAGGAGCGCCGGAGTGCTGGACCCCGAACGCATCCGCCCGGTGGAAACGGGCGCCTGCCCCCACACGGCGATCCGCGACGACGTGACGGCCAATCTGCTGGCGGCCGAGGACCTGGAGGCCGACTTCGGACCACTGGACCTGGTCATCATCGAGTCCGGCGGCGACAACCTCACCGCGACCTTCTCCCCCGCACTGGTGGACGCCCAACTGTTCGTCCTGGACGTCGCCGGCGGCGGTGACGTCGTACGGAAAGGGGGCCCCGGCATCGCTCGCGCCGACCTGCTCGTGATCAACAAGACCGACCTGGGCGAGCATGTGGGCGTGGACGTCGAGCGCATGACACGCGAGGGACGTGACGCCCGGCAGGGTTCCCCCGTGGTCGCGCTCTCCCGGCACGACGAGGCGTCCGTCCGACTGCTGACCGGCTGGGTCCGCGACACCCTCGCCCACTACCGCACCGGCGAGCACACCCCGGTCGACCCCGGTCCCATGGCACCGCACTTCCACGCGGGTCAGGACGGCGGGGAAACCCACGCGCACACCCGGACCGACGGCACCACGCACACCCACGACCACGCTCCGGCGCATGCGGGGCAGCGCGCGTGA
- a CDS encoding urease accessory protein UreF codes for MSTSPLLLALLGDARLPSGGHTQSAGLEPALRAGTTPAEVPAYLRSRLRTVTRVEAGTAVVARAVAEDGGDLAEVEAAWAARTPSRALRANGRRLGRGYLRVLQTLWPGPVDARARTWPRPVVLGLLAHRAAMDPADVARLVGYDDAQTVTAALLKLEPQDPLLIAAWVNELLPDIDEMADQVSLLRLPEHIPAHGAPLIERWAETHDTATERLFSA; via the coding sequence ATGAGCACTTCTCCGCTCCTGCTCGCCCTGCTGGGCGACGCCAGGCTCCCGTCCGGAGGACATACGCAGTCCGCCGGTCTGGAACCGGCGCTGCGGGCCGGTACGACGCCCGCCGAGGTGCCCGCGTACCTGCGCTCCCGTCTTCGTACCGTCACCCGCGTGGAGGCGGGCACCGCCGTCGTCGCGCGTGCGGTCGCGGAGGACGGCGGTGACCTGGCCGAGGTCGAGGCCGCCTGGGCCGCCCGGACCCCCAGCCGGGCGCTGAGGGCGAACGGGCGGCGTCTGGGGCGCGGATATCTGCGGGTCCTGCAGACGCTCTGGCCCGGCCCCGTCGACGCCCGCGCACGCACCTGGCCCCGCCCGGTCGTCCTCGGTCTGCTCGCGCACCGCGCCGCGATGGACCCGGCCGACGTGGCCCGTCTCGTCGGGTACGACGACGCCCAGACCGTCACAGCGGCCCTGCTCAAGCTCGAACCGCAGGACCCCCTGCTCATCGCGGCGTGGGTGAACGAACTCCTCCCCGACATCGACGAGATGGCCGACCAGGTCTCCCTTCTCCGCCTCCCGGAACACATCCCCGCCCACGGCGCTCCCCTCATCGAGCGCTGGGCCGAGACCCACGACACCGCCACAGAGAGGCTCTTCAGTGCCTGA
- a CDS encoding flavin-containing monooxygenase, with translation MAQHEHVRVAVIGSGFGGLGAAVRLRREGITDFVILERAGSVGGTWRDNSYPGCACDVPSHLYSFSFAPNPDWPRTFSGQEHIRAYLEHVADTFGLRPHLRLDHEVTRMRWDNDELHWVIDSAGGTTVVADVVVSATGPLSDPKTPDIPGLADFPGKVFHSARWDHEADLTGKRVAMIGTGASAIQIVPAIQPKAGKLTLFQRTPPWVMPRMDREISGAERWLHRAVPATGTARRGLLWGIRELQVSAFTKHPDQLGLVERIAKSNMARAIKDPALRAKLTPSYRIGCKRILLSSTYYPALAQPNVDVVASGLAEVRGSTVVASDGTETEVDAIIFGTGFHVTDMPIAERVVGADGITLAESWKDGMQALRGASAAGFPNWMTIIGPNTGLGNSSMILMIEAQLNYMADYLRQLDVLGGKVALDARPSAVSAWNRRVQDRMKRTVWNTGGCNSWYLDANGRNTTVWPGTTTEFRKVTRDVDVSEYQVLRTPVPAQRKAGEALAEEVAR, from the coding sequence ATGGCCCAGCACGAGCATGTACGCGTGGCGGTGATCGGAAGCGGATTCGGGGGCCTCGGGGCGGCGGTCCGGCTGCGCCGCGAAGGCATCACCGATTTCGTGATCCTGGAGCGGGCCGGTTCGGTCGGCGGCACCTGGCGCGACAACAGCTATCCCGGCTGCGCCTGCGACGTACCGTCCCACCTCTACTCCTTCTCGTTCGCCCCCAACCCCGACTGGCCGCGCACCTTCTCCGGGCAGGAGCACATCCGCGCCTACCTGGAGCACGTCGCCGACACCTTCGGGCTCCGCCCGCACCTGCGCCTCGATCACGAGGTGACGCGGATGCGCTGGGACAACGACGAGCTGCACTGGGTCATCGACAGCGCGGGCGGCACCACCGTCGTCGCCGACGTCGTCGTCTCCGCGACCGGCCCGCTCTCCGACCCCAAGACGCCCGACATCCCCGGGCTCGCCGACTTCCCCGGCAAGGTCTTCCACTCCGCCCGCTGGGACCACGAGGCCGACCTCACCGGCAAGCGCGTCGCGATGATCGGAACCGGCGCCTCCGCCATCCAGATCGTCCCCGCGATCCAGCCGAAGGCCGGCAAACTCACCCTCTTCCAGCGCACCCCGCCCTGGGTCATGCCCCGCATGGACCGCGAGATCAGCGGCGCCGAGCGCTGGCTGCACCGCGCCGTCCCCGCCACCGGCACCGCCCGCCGCGGCCTGCTCTGGGGCATCCGCGAACTCCAGGTCAGCGCCTTCACCAAGCACCCCGACCAGCTCGGCCTGGTCGAGCGGATAGCCAAGTCCAACATGGCCCGCGCCATCAAGGACCCCGCCCTGCGCGCCAAGCTCACCCCCTCGTACCGCATCGGCTGCAAGCGCATCCTGCTGTCGAGCACGTACTACCCCGCCCTCGCCCAGCCCAACGTCGACGTCGTCGCCTCCGGCCTCGCCGAGGTGCGCGGCTCGACGGTCGTCGCCTCGGACGGTACGGAGACCGAGGTCGACGCGATCATCTTCGGCACCGGCTTCCACGTCACCGACATGCCGATCGCCGAGCGCGTCGTCGGCGCCGACGGCATCACGCTCGCCGAGTCCTGGAAGGACGGCATGCAGGCGCTGCGCGGCGCGAGCGCGGCCGGCTTCCCCAACTGGATGACCATCATCGGCCCCAACACCGGCCTCGGGAACTCCTCGATGATCCTCATGATCGAGGCCCAGCTGAACTACATGGCCGACTACCTGCGCCAGTTGGACGTCCTCGGCGGCAAGGTCGCCCTCGACGCCCGCCCCTCCGCCGTCAGCGCCTGGAACCGCCGCGTCCAGGACCGCATGAAGCGCACCGTCTGGAACACCGGCGGCTGCAACAGCTGGTACCTGGACGCCAACGGCCGCAACACCACCGTCTGGCCCGGCACCACCACCGAGTTCCGCAAGGTCACCCGCGACGTGGACGTCTCCGAGTACCAGGTCCTGCGGACGCCCGTACCCGCGCAGCGCAAGGCCGGCGAGGCCCTCGCCGAGGAGGTGGCCCGATGA
- a CDS encoding GNAT family N-acetyltransferase — protein MRMRAVGPDELPLLQDIERAAGRCFRDIGMPEIADDEPLPLEELARYQQAALAWVAADEADAPVAYLIADRVDGNLHVEQVSVHPDSARRGVGRSLLDHLAHRATREGAPALTLTTFTEVPWNAPYYERCGFQLLDDGGLTPGLRKIREHEAAQGLDRWPRSCMRRAL, from the coding sequence ATGCGTATGCGAGCCGTGGGGCCGGACGAGCTGCCCCTTCTCCAGGACATCGAGCGGGCCGCGGGCCGATGCTTCCGCGACATCGGCATGCCGGAGATCGCCGACGACGAGCCGCTCCCGCTCGAAGAGCTCGCCCGCTACCAACAGGCCGCACTGGCCTGGGTCGCGGCCGACGAAGCCGACGCCCCGGTCGCCTACCTGATCGCCGACCGTGTCGACGGCAACCTCCACGTCGAACAGGTCTCGGTGCACCCGGACAGCGCGCGCCGCGGCGTCGGCCGGTCACTGCTGGACCATCTGGCGCACCGGGCCACGCGCGAGGGGGCGCCGGCCCTGACCCTCACCACGTTCACCGAGGTCCCCTGGAACGCCCCCTACTACGAGCGCTGCGGTTTCCAGCTCCTGGACGACGGCGGGCTCACTCCGGGGCTGCGGAAGATCCGCGAGCACGAAGCGGCACAGGGCCTGGACCGGTGGCCCCGGAGCTGCATGCGCCGGGCGCTGTGA
- a CDS encoding recombinase family protein encodes MTYTNNDRPGLRALIAVRLSVRTDESTSPKRQREAGEEEARRLGAEVVGYAEDLDVSATRTTPFERPELGNWLARPDDFDVIIWWRLDRAVRSMGDMAELTRWAKRHGKRLVFAEGPGGSSLELDMTSIMSELITMLLAFAAQMESQAIKERVTSANAALRAMGRYSGGLPPYGYAPVQRPVGEGWTLAQDPKRVEAIETMIRMLLDGNAPNAIAFHLNSEDILTPRDWNDVRQGRNPKGRKWVGQTVKRVLLSPSLLGHQTYAGSVVRDGNSLPVSITSDPILTRDRFEEVKAALGERPKGAAGTRKDTGALLLGVLHCASCKGRMYRVPAHGYSVYVCRARTKGLPCEAPAAIKTDWVEEYAEREFLKEWGGFPVLERVTYPGYDPRPELEEITTELRELYAVRESRRSRVGLAIWQEQVDALEGRAEVLEATPVQKERTELVPTGKTYADYWRIGDARERRFVLLDTGTRLECAKGQRGGRPADMKRRAMERLSIDSQGTRVQRQGDTAA; translated from the coding sequence ATGACCTATACGAACAACGACCGCCCCGGGCTGCGGGCACTCATCGCGGTACGACTGAGCGTCAGGACCGACGAATCGACATCGCCGAAGCGTCAGCGGGAAGCCGGCGAGGAGGAGGCCAGACGCCTTGGAGCCGAGGTCGTCGGCTACGCGGAGGACCTGGACGTCTCCGCCACCCGGACCACTCCGTTCGAACGGCCGGAACTGGGCAACTGGCTGGCCAGGCCCGACGACTTCGACGTGATCATCTGGTGGCGGCTCGACCGTGCGGTCCGCTCCATGGGCGACATGGCCGAGCTGACGCGCTGGGCGAAGCGCCACGGCAAGCGCCTGGTCTTCGCGGAGGGCCCGGGAGGCAGTTCACTGGAACTGGACATGACCTCGATCATGTCCGAGCTGATCACCATGTTGCTGGCCTTCGCCGCGCAGATGGAGAGCCAGGCCATCAAGGAGCGCGTCACGAGCGCCAATGCGGCACTGCGGGCGATGGGGCGGTACTCCGGAGGACTCCCGCCGTACGGATACGCGCCCGTGCAGCGTCCAGTCGGCGAAGGATGGACGCTGGCCCAGGACCCGAAGCGCGTGGAAGCCATCGAAACGATGATCCGGATGCTGCTGGACGGCAACGCTCCGAACGCCATCGCATTCCATCTGAACAGCGAAGACATCTTGACGCCTCGCGATTGGAACGACGTTCGACAAGGGCGAAACCCGAAGGGGCGCAAGTGGGTCGGCCAGACCGTCAAACGCGTGCTGCTGTCCCCGTCACTCCTCGGCCACCAGACGTACGCGGGCTCCGTCGTCCGGGACGGCAACAGCCTGCCGGTGAGCATCACCTCGGACCCGATCCTGACGCGAGACCGGTTCGAGGAGGTCAAGGCCGCCCTGGGCGAACGACCCAAGGGGGCTGCGGGGACCCGAAAGGACACCGGCGCGCTCCTGCTCGGCGTTCTGCACTGCGCCTCTTGCAAGGGCCGCATGTACAGGGTTCCCGCACACGGCTACTCGGTCTACGTCTGCCGGGCCCGTACCAAAGGGCTTCCCTGTGAGGCTCCCGCAGCCATCAAGACCGACTGGGTGGAGGAGTATGCGGAACGGGAGTTCCTGAAGGAGTGGGGAGGCTTCCCCGTACTGGAACGGGTGACGTACCCCGGTTACGACCCCCGCCCCGAACTTGAGGAGATCACCACCGAACTCCGCGAGCTGTACGCCGTTCGCGAATCACGGCGATCACGTGTCGGCCTCGCCATCTGGCAGGAGCAGGTGGACGCACTGGAGGGCCGCGCCGAGGTCCTGGAAGCGACTCCCGTGCAGAAGGAACGCACGGAGCTGGTCCCCACAGGGAAGACCTACGCCGATTACTGGAGGATCGGCGACGCCCGGGAACGGCGGTTCGTGTTGCTCGACACCGGAACCCGCCTGGAGTGTGCGAAGGGTCAGCGAGGGGGACGCCCGGCGGACATGAAGCGCCGTGCAATGGAACGCCTGTCGATCGACTCGCAGGGCACGAGGGTCCAGCGGCAGGGAGATACGGCCGCCTGA
- a CDS encoding urease accessory protein UreD, protein MTGPTRLSVTPAGSRSRVHRTTGHLTARIMDQDARGARVGLLATQALLLSGDDVRVEVDVAPGAWLDIVESTGTVAYEGDAPSSWTVDATVGDGAVLTWAGKPFVVSDGIATHRDTRIRLHGTGRILMQEKIVLGRAGQTGGDLTTSLCATDDTGPVQVEHLDLSRRTRTMPGVLGNLRSMDTVTALGWTPEPPGRLEAGTTGPGETYFPLDRAGAVLRWVGIGRFRDRVCDPAFTAWCEDAMRGAPAGQPVASSA, encoded by the coding sequence GTGACCGGCCCGACCCGCCTGAGCGTCACCCCCGCGGGGAGCCGCAGCCGCGTCCACCGTACGACCGGGCACCTGACGGCGCGGATCATGGATCAGGACGCCCGTGGTGCCAGAGTGGGCCTGCTCGCCACCCAGGCGCTGCTGCTGTCGGGCGACGACGTCCGCGTCGAAGTGGACGTCGCCCCCGGGGCGTGGCTGGACATCGTGGAGTCGACCGGCACGGTCGCGTACGAAGGTGACGCACCGTCTTCCTGGACGGTCGACGCGACGGTGGGCGACGGAGCGGTGCTGACCTGGGCGGGCAAGCCGTTCGTGGTCTCGGACGGGATCGCCACCCACCGGGACACCCGGATCCGGCTGCACGGTACCGGCAGGATCCTGATGCAGGAGAAGATCGTCCTGGGGCGCGCAGGCCAGACGGGCGGGGACCTGACCACCTCCCTGTGCGCGACCGACGACACGGGGCCGGTGCAGGTGGAGCACCTCGACCTGAGCAGGCGGACCCGCACGATGCCGGGCGTCCTCGGAAACCTTCGTTCCATGGACACGGTCACCGCTCTGGGATGGACACCCGAACCGCCCGGCAGGCTGGAAGCCGGCACCACCGGGCCCGGCGAGACCTACTTCCCTCTGGACCGGGCCGGTGCCGTGCTGCGCTGGGTCGGAATCGGCCGGTTCCGTGACCGCGTGTGCGACCCCGCCTTCACCGCCTGGTGCGAGGACGCCATGCGTGGTGCCCCGGCCGGGCAGCCGGTGGCCTCGTCGGCCTGA
- a CDS encoding sensor histidine kinase — MRVLVSWPARVGVGFVRACAVAAVTLLVPGVWAGAVALGVWWGPGNPWSWVAPVLLVAVGSLLTARPVCRAVRFLAARWTGTVIASGYREAPPVTRMATGYWWNGFDYHRTRRDALLDQRWRLRWKDPANWRDLRFTAIVPFTAGLVACVPPAGVVLAAAGLGTGTAGRVAGLVVAVASAPYAWRPLTPVAVRFLRPSARMALADRVDQLTGRRADATVAQAAEIRRIERDLHDGAQARLVALGLSLATVEKLMETDPDRARALMREARAGATASLAELRDLVRGINPPVLNDRGLVDAVRALALDSPLETEVSADVSERPPAPVESAVYFGVAELLTNAVKHARATRLRISLVRDATGLVVEAEDDGRGGAVVRDGGGLAGLRGRLAVFDGTLDLTSPPGGPTRARIMVPCESL; from the coding sequence ATGAGAGTGCTGGTTTCGTGGCCGGCCCGGGTCGGCGTCGGCTTCGTACGGGCGTGTGCCGTCGCCGCCGTCACGCTGCTGGTCCCGGGCGTATGGGCGGGCGCGGTGGCGCTGGGGGTGTGGTGGGGGCCGGGGAACCCGTGGTCGTGGGTGGCTCCCGTGCTGCTGGTGGCCGTGGGTTCGCTCCTGACGGCGCGGCCCGTCTGCCGGGCCGTCCGCTTCCTGGCCGCCCGCTGGACGGGCACCGTGATCGCGTCCGGCTACCGCGAGGCGCCGCCGGTCACGAGGATGGCCACCGGTTACTGGTGGAACGGCTTCGACTACCACCGCACCCGCCGCGACGCCCTCCTCGACCAGCGGTGGCGGCTGCGCTGGAAGGACCCGGCCAACTGGCGCGACCTGCGGTTCACCGCGATCGTCCCGTTCACGGCGGGGCTCGTCGCGTGCGTCCCGCCGGCCGGGGTGGTCCTGGCCGCCGCCGGGCTCGGCACCGGGACCGCCGGCCGGGTCGCCGGTCTCGTCGTGGCCGTCGCCTCCGCCCCGTACGCCTGGCGGCCCCTCACCCCGGTCGCGGTCCGCTTCCTGCGGCCGTCGGCCAGGATGGCGCTGGCGGACCGGGTGGACCAGCTCACCGGCCGGCGGGCGGACGCGACGGTCGCGCAGGCCGCCGAGATCCGCCGCATCGAGCGCGACCTGCACGACGGGGCGCAGGCCCGGCTCGTCGCGCTCGGGCTCTCGCTGGCCACGGTGGAGAAGCTGATGGAGACCGACCCCGACCGGGCCAGGGCGCTGATGCGCGAGGCGCGGGCCGGTGCCACCGCCTCGCTGGCCGAGCTGCGCGACCTGGTCCGCGGCATCAACCCGCCCGTGCTCAACGACCGGGGTCTGGTCGACGCCGTGCGGGCCCTGGCCCTGGACAGCCCGCTCGAAACGGAGGTGAGCGCCGACGTGTCCGAACGGCCGCCCGCGCCCGTCGAGTCGGCGGTGTACTTCGGTGTCGCCGAACTGCTCACCAACGCGGTCAAGCACGCCCGCGCGACCCGGCTGCGGATCTCCCTCGTCCGGGACGCCACCGGTCTCGTGGTCGAGGCCGAGGACGACGGGCGCGGCGGGGCCGTGGTCCGTGACGGCGGCGGGCTGGCGGGGCTGCGGGGGCGGCTGGCGGTCTTCGACGGCACCCTGGACCTCACGAGCCCGCCCGGCGGCCCGACCCGCGCGAGGATCATGGTGCCATGCGAATCGTTGTAG